From the genome of Candidatus Desulfofervidus auxilii:
TTTAAATAACTTATTTTTAATTTTTATTTGTCTTCAATTTCTAAATCTTTTATCATTCCTCTAACAACTTCAAGCATTAAAGGTAGATGCTTTTGACATACAATAAAAACGACTTCTTCATCTATATCAAAATAGTGATGAGCAATAATATCCCTCATTTTCTTTGCCTTGTCCCATTCAACCTGAGGGTACTTCAGTAAAAACTTACCTTCTGTAATCTTGTCTATCTGTTTTAAGGCTTCCCTATAGCTATCAATTGCATACATATAGAATCCAGCTTTTCTAAACCCTCTTCATCTTTTACAAAATCATTAGGATCATTAATTACAGAAAATCTTTTTAAAATAATATTAATTGAATTTTCTATTTGTCTTAACATATCTAAAACAAGCTCTTTGTCATACATAAATCACTTCTTTTTTAATCCTCTTTCTCAAAATTTTGTTTAAATTTTTTCTCATCCTAATTAAATCAACCTTACAACCAAGTAACTTACTAAGTTCTTCTCTAATATCCAATAAAATAAAAGGATCTATATTTTTTATTTCTACAACCACATCTACATCACTACTGTTTTTCACATCTCCCCTTGCTACAGAACCAAAAACTCCTAATTTAGTAATACCATATTTTTTTTCTAAAATGGGTTTATATCTCTTTAGCTCATTTAAAATTTTTTCTCTATTCATTATCTCCTCACATTATTTCTTCCTCAAACACCTCAAGCACCTTCTTTACTGCATCGTCAATATCAGCAAGCCTCCTAAATTCATTTTTTATAAGCTTTTCCTCGTAACCCAGCTTTATAAATCTCAACAATTTTATTTTCAACATCCAACTTAAAAATCACTCTAATCTTTCCAACTCTTAATTTAAGAAAACCTTCCCAATTTGCTTTTAATTTTTCAATATCAACCTTTTCACCACGAATATAGCTTATAATTTTATCTTTGGCAATTTCAACAAAATCATTTTCTTTTAAAAAAGAAAAAGCCTGTTGGATTGTTCCCCGTTTTTTGGATTAAAGGGGGCGACTATGAAAAAATAGATTTAGCATTGATCAAATCATTCGTATCTTGGCTGAAGCTGAGTCTCCGGGTAACTCTGTGGCGTCTAAATTTAAGTCCAAACATTTTCAAGCCCTTATGGCTGGGACATAGAGCAAGAAGTGTTTTCACAAGCTTTTGCGCTTTGAATGCTTGAATAGAGAGATATTTAATGATATTTTTGAGGCAAGAGAAAAGATAAACAACTGGATAGAAGATTACAATATTTGCAGATTACACAGTGCACTTGGATACAAAACACCAGAGGAAATATGTGAAAAAGGCAGAGAATAAAAGATTCTTTAACCCTAACATTGGTGATGTCCAAAATTTGGGGGCATCCCAATCTAATGTTACACTGTAGTTAATTGCCCCAGTTTCTTCTTTTACATTTTTTTGATTAAGCGGCCTCCTTTGCAAAAAATCAGTAAGATTTTGAAACCATCCGGATTAACTCCCAGAAGCAGAAATTCTTCTGCTTGTGTATTTGTAGATGTCTTTTCTGTGTCTTATTCCTAAAATAATTACTTCTTTGTCTTTGATTTTAAATACTATTCTATAATCGCCAACCCTTAATTTCCAGTATTTTTTAAGTGTTCCTCTCAGTGGAATGCCATATTTCTCAGGTTCATGCACTAGCTTTGTTTCAATCATCCTTTTAATTCTGAAACGAATTTCTTGAGAAAGTTTGGGAATGTCCTCTCGTTTAACCGCAGGATGGTACTTTATTGCATAGACAGACATCTACACTTTCCACACTTCCTCATGGGACATAAGCTCTTCTTCTTTTAAATCTTTTTCTCTTTCTTCGGCAAATTTTGTCAATGCAACATCTTCTTTTAACTCTAAGGCTTCTTTAACTAAATCCCTTACCACAGCAGACATAGATATACTTTCTCTTTCAGAAATCTCTTTAATAAGAGTATATAAAGACCTATCGAAAACAACATTGATTCTTAACTGTTCATTTGCCATTTAACTAACTCCATATTTTTTATATATTATATTTGTAACACTTTTGTTACAATCCTGCAAGTACTTTTATTTTAAGCAGATTCTTTTTAGCTGCTTCATATGCCTCCTCAGAATTAAAAGATAGCTAAAAGATTAAATCTTAAAACAGAGTGAAATTCTTAAGTATTGCTACTAAATCGTTTTGTGATAATTTGTTTTTAGAATATTTATAAATTTTTTGGATAAAATGGGGCATCCCACCTTTTCTGTAATAAATCCCATTTCATCTAAAAACTCCCTAAAAATCTTCCTACCAAATCCTGAAGTTTGGAAAATCTGAAAGCAAGAGTATCTAACATATTTTTCTGCTCCACAGTAAGTTGCTCGAATTTTTCTACATCTAATGGATAGTTCTTTAATCTACTCGGTTTCATTCCCGTCTTCTCTTCGCTTTTCCTCTATCTACATGCTTTTATATACTCCATAGAGTTATTTGAAGAGCCATTGTTATAATTAAGGAATAATAATTGCAACTTTTGGGTAATTCATATCAATTAATCTCTTTTTATCTTAAATATACTCTTAAGATCCTTCACTTATCGCATTTTACTTTAATAGCAATACACTTGATATTCAAAATCATGGTTCCTCCACATCCAGTCCCACTACCTTAAAGTGCTTTTTATCGTATGTATAAAACAGCCTTCCACCTTTTCTTTTTACCCAGCAAGCAATAAAAGCATCAGCAAACTTTATATTCGTGGTTTCGTATAGTTGGATAGCCTGATTAACCATATCTCTCATTTCTACTTTTAATTCAGGCGTGTTGAGAAGTGCTTGTATGAGTTCTGAAATTTTTCCTCTTGGCCATTTGTAAATTTTTTCTAGCACCCACACTATTTCTAGCACTACTATAGGAATAACATGTAGAACCAACTCGCCTTTTCTTGCTTTTTGTATCAGACGCTGTAATCCTTCAGTTTTTTTAGAGTCATCTTTTACAAAAAACCTAATAAAAACATTAGTATCCACAAAAGCATCAACGGACACCAACTATCTCCTTTGCAGCCTCTTCTATAGCCTTTTCCTTTATCTCCTCTGCGCTTAAGCCTAAATCAGGCAAGCATCCCTGATAATCTAGAATGGTTTTGCTTTTTTTAATCACAATCCCATCCTCTCTTTCCTCAAAAGAAATAATATCCCCCACCTTTATTCTCAGCTTATCCCTAATTATTTTGGGTAAAGTAATTTGACCTTTTGGTAGAACTTTTGCTACTACCATTTTTACCTCCTACTTTAGGATAATAGTAGGAAACAAATTTGTCAATAGTAGATAGTTTTCATTACTTTGGTGCAAGATGGGGCATAAAGATATAGCAGAAAGGCTTAATATTGAGTATTATACAACTTCAGAAGACTTACCAATTTATATCTTTTATCAAATTCTATGGTCTTTTTGTCTGACTTTATCTATCCATTCCAAGAAGAATGCTAAGAATACACCAAAGAAAAGAGCAGTTATACCAGAAATTGCTACCATTAGTCTTTTTTTTGGTTTAAAAGGTTTTTTAGGAATAAAAGGTTCAGTTATTTTTTCAAAACCTTTTAACAATTTTAAATTTTTCTCCGTATCCTGAAGCTGAATTTCAGTATAAATAATACTTTTTTCTATTTCCATAGGATTAAAACCAACAATATCTGTATCTTTCTTGTCTATCTTTTTAAGTGCGATTTTTTTTAAAATTTTCATCTCATTTAATTTTGAAAGCAGCAAATTTTTTTGCCTTTCTAATTTTTCTCTTTCTATTTGAAGTTTTTTAGCCACATATTCATTTTTATTTAAATAATTTATTAAAGCATCGGATATTTGAGGAATTTTTTCTTTTTGAGTAGTTTGTATTTCTATAATGACTGATTGTGTCTTTGTCTTTGTCTTTGTCTTTGTTTCTTGACAATTTATTTTTTTTAAATTTTGTAAAATATCTTCATTAATTTCTAATAAATTTTTTAAGCTTTTCATAATTCCTTTCTCTTAAAAAATTATTTATAATTTCAATCAAAGACTTAGTTTCATCAGGTGTAATTATAGGAACTTTAATAGATACTTTGGGTGTTCCAGTTGTAGCAAGAGAGGTTTCAGTAATTATGGGAACTTTAACCAAAAATGTACTTTTATATACTGGTGTTATTAAAGAAGATAATACTGCTACTAAAACTATAATACTACAAAATATGCCCAAAATAATTTTC
Proteins encoded in this window:
- a CDS encoding nucleotidyltransferase family protein, producing the protein MNREKILNELKRYKPILEKKYGITKLGVFGSVARGDVKNSSDVDVVVEIKNIDPFILLDIREELSKLLGCKVDLIRMRKNLNKILRKRIKKEVIYV
- a CDS encoding type II toxin-antitoxin system RelE/ParE family toxin gives rise to the protein MSVYAIKYHPAVKREDIPKLSQEIRFRIKRMIETKLVHEPEKYGIPLRGTLKKYWKLRVGDYRIVFKIKDKEVIILGIRHRKDIYKYTSRRISASGS
- a CDS encoding DUF6290 family protein, with amino-acid sequence MANEQLRINVVFDRSLYTLIKEISERESISMSAVVRDLVKEALELKEDVALTKFAEEREKDLKEEELMSHEEVWKV
- a CDS encoding AbrB/MazE/SpoVT family DNA-binding domain-containing protein, with the translated sequence MVVAKVLPKGQITLPKIIRDKLRIKVGDIISFEEREDGIVIKKSKTILDYQGCLPDLGLSAEEIKEKAIEEAAKEIVGVR
- a CDS encoding DUF86 domain-containing protein, whose product is MYAIDSYREALKQIDKITEGKFLLKYPQVEWDKAKKMRDIIAHHYFDIDEEVVFIVCQKHLPLMLEVVRGMIKDLEIEDK
- a CDS encoding type II toxin-antitoxin system VapC family toxin — translated: MSVDAFVDTNVFIRFFVKDDSKKTEGLQRLIQKARKGELVLHVIPIVVLEIVWVLEKIYKWPRGKISELIQALLNTPELKVEMRDMVNQAIQLYETTNIKFADAFIACWVKRKGGRLFYTYDKKHFKVVGLDVEEP